A single genomic interval of Spinacia oleracea cultivar Varoflay chromosome 6, BTI_SOV_V1, whole genome shotgun sequence harbors:
- the LOC110795966 gene encoding uncharacterized protein: protein MSIPPDSPWRGCAAAYPQPLDSEAERRAQSLQERIYYFNCRLLDPPLNDIVYRNSTRDADIRSHVFRWDRAHYHDVFRNGFQARRQQNTPDNIFYSLDHYIHHGGRPLVNSMRPANYAFVSTTLYSGWFPSVQLGSNEDEIVTEAWRYEIYAPGGIWVSETLGQSYQFPSQNEICFAGGIAPEYIRSAQLFRLTTNRRTRYTRRERADNVLVLNYNFNPQSHPQRLIDIQRPICYYRNENGRTEDLSLSFYSPAPRNNTSLQRRGLLETLTSSSIENWYTDKVTNLQSYMDSAFRSSRTNEAYIFMKNEYLLLNYAPGSTRDRVVNGPLLISEGFPSLKGTPFAEYGIDCAFGLHNKNESIIFFVNTCARINYAPGTTNDYIIDGPMIITRMFPFFKKTLFEDGVDAAFESSTTNEAYLFKGDQYALINYTPGSPRLIAIRTISQGFGGLRSTIFESGIDAAFASHRCNEAYLFKGDSYALVNFAPASTNDYVIGGVKKILPNWPSLQPILPRRNNRGVDLPMNDDEPNGVADHRHGEL, encoded by the exons ATGTCAATCCCTCCAGATTCTCCATGGAGAGGTTGTGCTGCAGCCTACCCCCAACCATTAGACTCTGAAGCCGAGCGAAGGGCTCAGTCTTTACAAGAAAGAATATACTACTTCAACTGCCGCCTCCTCGATCCTCCTCTGAACGACATAGTCTACAGAAACAGCACCAGAGATGCAGACATCAGGAGCCATGTATTCAGGTGGGATCGAGCCCATTATCACGACGTCTTTCGAAATGGATTTCAAGCGAGGCGTCAACAGAACACTCCTGACAACATCTTCTACAGTTTAGATCATTATATCCACCATGGTGGACGTCCTCTTGTGAATTCAATGCGACCTGCTAATTACGCCTTTGTTAGCACCACGCTTTACAGTGGATGGTTTCCTTCGGTCCAGCTCGGGTCTAATGAAGACGAGATTGTTACAGAAGCATGGAGGTATGAGATTTATGCACCTGGTGGTATTTGGGTTTCGGAGACTCTTGGTCAAAGCTACCAGTTCCCTTCACAGAACGAGAtctgctttgcaggtggtattGCACCTGAATATATCCGATCTGCTCAACTCTTCAGGCTCACTACTAACCGTCGCACAAG GTATACGAGACGAGAAAGAGCAGACAATGTACTAGTTCTGAACTATAACTTCAACCCACAATCCCACCCTCAAAGGCTGATCGACATTCAAAGGCCAATATGTTATTACAGAAATGAAAATGGTAGAACGGAAGATCTCAGCCTTAGCTTCTACTCGCCTGCACCTCGTAACAACACTTCCCTTCAACGAAGAGGACTTCTCGAAACCCTTACAAGTTCCTCCATCGAAAATTGGTATACAGACAAGGTAACTAACTTACAGAGTTACATGGACTCTGCATTTCGCTCCTCACGCACAAACGAAGCATACATATTCATGAAGAACGAGTATCTGCTACTGAACTACGCACCAGGATCAACAAGAGACCGGGTAGTTAACGGACCGCTCCTTATAAGCGAGGGGTTTCCATCACTGAAGGGAACACCCTTTGCAGAGTACGGAATTGATTGTGCATTCGGGTTACATAACAAGAACGAATCCATCATCTTCTTCGTAAATACATGTGCACGGATAAACTATGCTCCTGGAACTACCAACGATTATATCATCGACGGTCCAATGATAATAACAAGGATGTTTCCCTTTTTCAAAAAGACTCTGTTTGAAGACGGAGTAGATGCTGCATTCGAGTCATCAACAACAAATGAAGCTTACCTCTTTAAAGGCGATCAATACGCTCTTATAAACTATACTCCTGGATCACCTCGTCTTATCGCTATTCGTACCATATCACAGGGGTTTGGTGGTTTGAGAAGCACTATCTTTGAGAGCGGTATTGATGCAGCATTTGCTTCACACCGTTGCAATGAGGCTTATTTGTTTAAAGGAGACTCTTATGCACTCGTAAACTTTGCTCCTGCTTCGACGAATGACTATGTCATTGGTGGTGTGAAGAAAATCCTTCCTAATTGGCCTTCTTTGCAACCTATCTTGCCTCGACGCAACAACCGTGGTGTCGACTTACCTATGAATGATGATGAACCAAATGGTGTTGCTGATCACCGCCACGGTGAACTGTGA